A stretch of the Chitinophagales bacterium genome encodes the following:
- a CDS encoding gliding motility-associated C-terminal domain-containing protein yields MRKLLLFTLLIFNSYLFAQTYNDGCMDVRIVATRAWNEEYEDPFANDESNWQWWFADLGDVDGMGWRGGNCLAQGGAYQIGWWNHTDVTILNTSYGVAGANSYDVPQFFRLRGHYEGDDCGGSCDYCTSNPFDNDDYRYDEVVGTLNYRFAGPNTNNYFQAFTNWHGSSDYGGEFYVRYTSPRPNVTASTTQICQGTSTNVTLSFTGAIFGGSYVVYDGATIVYNGIASSTTLSVNATKTYRVYTRNGGVNSNCYSTVQIIATNCDFNCVTSTSTAWNASYDASSGTSSSVSFTSPGNFPTNSYISDVNVSISFLKTDGTCAAPASGSAFHGETVFRVNNSTLGNVSLVDRNFIGNTALSAPITITFDEDATNSVVGHNVTNASNGQSLDPVGNLNNYDWGLISSTSNWSIFGGDAISGDPLCTYGYQLNVCGCKTANYGIATVNGSSSTISICGGGSGTITLSHNGSSNGSMSNNGYGDELRWFSGSCGGTYVGSGMNLTIPSPTVATTYYASFYVDGQPCRGVNSYCESISVNITPATVAGTITPATQTICQSLPPTNLILSGHTGSVLGWQYSSDGATWVTASGTSTNPNFSPVAYANIVGTHYFRAAVQNGGCNTEFTVPVEMIVKPNPSSGAISSLVTEVCTGESYSLNANGYTGDIQWQVSTINSTTGFNNISGATSPSIGETITNAGPGVISRWYRIAVTNAPCVPIVYSNVIQIDINPSTIAGTVDGPNDSVCINGNPGVLTLTGYVGSVTSWQRSINGAAYTNIINTNDTYSPGVLSTVGTYDFRAIVKSGTCSPDTTLPFRIYVIPATTASISGADSVCSGNSVTLTATASGGTGTYTYQWQRNGVNVGTNSSTLNTDAALTAGNYSYTVIVGSGPCAVTSAAHQLTVLPNPQITNVSSTNLTCYNVNIGTINITANSDSFSIDSGLTYVGNNSFTGLPAGTYYVVVKNATGCFKFFNGNPVIITQPDSITISFNIVEPSCATSNNGQITVNAVGGTPGYEYSINGGSYQSGNTFNNLSDGIYTIRVRDNNNCVYSKDTTLTAQYTFALTTDSIKDISCTGSTDGYVELSPVGGVAPFQFSQDNSTFVLDSVFTNLSAGNYTFYAEDDNGCTANTSVSLVEQPPIQIELDSVHQIMCNGDATGAIYVTASGSTPNYTYEWRLNGTVISTNDDITGLSGGTYNLTVSTSSSCVENLDVTLLEPTALSITATNVTDASCNGATDGSVQVSVTGGTPSYTYAWVDGTSNLVSATQNLSNVGADSYTLTVTDANGCTATTTAPVVEPAALSVSTVTNDPSCSNSNDGSITVNVTGGTAGYMYSLNNGAPQGSNVFNNLSAGSYTIEVEDANGCTATGNAILTDQYTFSIAIDSQFNVSCSGNNDGYVRIANTGGTLPISYTINGTNAQTSNEFTGLGAGLYTFEATDDNGCSATVSTTITENPPMTLSLDSTKDVSCNGQNTGEIHVHATGGATPYSYSVNGGAGQATGSFTGLAAGSYNVVVTDVNGCAQSLSATITQPTPLTATVTNVTDVSCNGATDGSVQVSVTGGTPSYTYAWVDGTSNPVSATQNLSNVGADSYTLTVTDANGCTATTTATVVEPVALSVSTVTNDPSCSNSNDGSITVNVTGGTAGYMYSLNNGAPQGSNVFNNLSAGSYTIEVEDANGCTATGNAILTDQYTLSLSVANQTNVSCSGQNDGTVTLQATGGNGTITYTINGANPQTSNIFTGLAAGLYTFEATDANGCSATVSTTISENPPLVIAIDSVINETCGGNNSGAIYVTVTGGDGNYTYNWSNSTSQEDLTNVGGGTYTLIVTDGAGCSATITQSISSPASLSLVVADYSDITCNGANDGSVDISVAGGTPPYNFSWNTTATTEDIEDLSAGTYTIVVTDQNGCTATISQTIAEPVALAGSITTTDVACFGDNSGTASVTVSGGTAPYTYLWNTFETTSSISGLNAGIVSVIVTDKNGCQITLTDTVHGPLSALNINLIRLTHVTCFGGSNGEIITSVSGGTPPYTISWTPGGMTTPTVSNLSAGVYVMTVTDANGCVETASYTINQPSEIITTVSVTNPGCAGDETGMALIGASGGTLPYTYTWNTTPQQTGALANNLAGDTSYIVEITDRNGCTVYDTAVLVNPIAMEVSTTTQGVTCESNSNGEVAVIVTNGNPPFTYQLNGFMQTDSVFENLTEGTYVVNVIDQNDCSASAQFDIVTLATMEIDLQGAGLDNIFVSDELYIVRGEDVSLLVDVLNPGVGISSIHWSPNSGPNAVDTSNCGTQPCYEANVQPVDYVTVIVTAIDTNGCEAFDTLKINVSQEPLVFMPTAFSPNGDCVNDNFEINILGASNLDVRIFNRWGEEMFYNANQTNGLNNPNDIYDECMTGNTNPRGAWDGTFNSKPAPNGVYAYQIEATLFDGSKKTISGTVTLIR; encoded by the coding sequence ATGAGAAAGTTATTACTTTTTACATTATTGATTTTTAATTCTTATTTATTTGCTCAAACATATAACGATGGTTGTATGGATGTTAGAATAGTCGCCACAAGAGCATGGAACGAAGAATATGAAGATCCTTTTGCTAATGATGAATCTAACTGGCAGTGGTGGTTTGCTGACTTAGGAGATGTTGACGGAATGGGATGGCGAGGAGGTAATTGCTTAGCCCAAGGAGGAGCATATCAAATAGGCTGGTGGAATCATACAGATGTAACCATTTTAAATACTTCTTATGGAGTTGCAGGGGCGAACTCTTATGATGTACCTCAGTTTTTTAGACTAAGAGGACATTATGAGGGAGATGATTGTGGTGGTTCTTGCGACTATTGTACAAGTAATCCTTTTGATAATGACGATTATAGATATGATGAAGTAGTAGGAACGTTAAACTATAGATTTGCAGGTCCTAATACTAATAATTATTTTCAAGCTTTTACAAATTGGCATGGTAGTTCGGATTATGGAGGAGAGTTTTATGTAAGATATACATCTCCAAGACCTAATGTAACAGCTAGTACCACTCAAATTTGCCAAGGAACTTCTACAAATGTTACTTTAAGTTTTACTGGAGCTATTTTTGGAGGGAGTTATGTAGTGTATGATGGAGCTACTATAGTTTACAATGGTATAGCTTCAAGTACCACTTTAAGTGTTAACGCTACCAAAACTTATAGAGTTTATACAAGAAATGGAGGTGTAAACAGCAATTGTTATTCAACAGTACAAATAATAGCTACGAACTGCGATTTTAACTGCGTAACAAGTACAAGTACAGCTTGGAATGCTTCTTATGACGCATCTTCAGGAACAAGTTCAAGTGTATCATTTACTTCTCCGGGAAATTTCCCTACTAATTCATATATAAGTGATGTTAACGTTAGTATAAGTTTCCTTAAAACGGATGGGACATGTGCGGCTCCAGCTTCAGGTTCTGCTTTTCATGGTGAGACAGTTTTTAGAGTGAATAATTCTACTTTGGGTAATGTGAGCTTAGTAGATAGAAATTTTATAGGTAATACAGCATTAAGTGCACCAATAACAATTACCTTTGATGAAGATGCTACAAACTCTGTAGTGGGGCATAATGTTACAAATGCAAGCAACGGTCAATCATTAGATCCTGTTGGAAACTTGAACAACTATGATTGGGGTTTAATTTCAAGTACAAGTAATTGGTCAATTTTTGGGGGAGATGCAATAAGTGGTGATCCATTATGCACTTATGGTTATCAATTAAATGTATGTGGGTGTAAGACAGCTAATTATGGAATAGCTACGGTAAATGGTAGTAGTTCTACAATATCTATATGTGGTGGTGGTAGTGGTACAATTACGCTTAGTCATAACGGTTCATCTAATGGCAGTATGTCTAATAATGGATATGGAGATGAATTAAGATGGTTTAGTGGCTCGTGCGGAGGAACTTATGTGGGCTCAGGCATGAATTTAACCATTCCTAGCCCTACTGTTGCAACCACCTACTATGCTTCATTTTATGTTGATGGACAACCTTGTAGAGGTGTTAATTCTTATTGCGAAAGTATAAGCGTTAATATAACCCCGGCAACAGTTGCGGGAACAATTACACCTGCTACACAAACTATTTGTCAAAGTTTGCCTCCTACTAATTTAATTTTATCGGGGCATACTGGCTCAGTATTAGGTTGGCAATATTCATCAGATGGTGCAACATGGGTTACAGCCTCCGGCACATCTACAAATCCTAATTTTTCGCCAGTAGCGTATGCAAATATTGTGGGAACTCACTACTTTAGAGCTGCTGTACAAAATGGTGGTTGTAATACTGAATTTACAGTACCTGTAGAAATGATAGTTAAACCAAATCCAAGTTCTGGAGCTATTAGTTCTTTAGTTACGGAAGTTTGTACGGGAGAATCATACTCTTTGAATGCTAATGGTTATACCGGAGATATTCAATGGCAAGTTTCTACTATTAATAGTACAACGGGTTTTAATAATATTTCAGGAGCAACGTCTCCATCTATAGGGGAAACAATCACAAATGCAGGACCGGGAGTTATTTCAAGATGGTATAGAATTGCTGTTACCAATGCACCTTGCGTACCTATCGTATATTCTAATGTTATACAAATAGACATTAACCCTTCTACTATTGCTGGTACGGTAGATGGTCCAAATGATTCTGTATGTATTAATGGTAATCCGGGCGTATTGACCTTAACAGGTTATGTGGGAAGTGTTACTTCTTGGCAACGCAGTATAAATGGTGCAGCTTATACCAATATTATTAATACAAATGATACATATTCGCCTGGAGTATTAAGTACTGTAGGTACTTATGATTTTAGAGCAATTGTAAAAAGTGGCACTTGTTCTCCAGATACTACATTGCCATTTAGAATTTATGTAATTCCGGCTACAACAGCTTCTATTTCTGGTGCTGATTCTGTATGTTCTGGAAATTCTGTTACATTAACAGCTACTGCATCGGGAGGAACAGGAACTTATACATATCAATGGCAAAGAAATGGAGTAAATGTTGGAACAAATTCATCAACATTAAATACAGATGCAGCTCTTACCGCTGGAAATTATTCTTATACCGTTATTGTGGGTTCTGGGCCATGTGCTGTTACTAGTGCGGCTCATCAATTAACCGTATTGCCAAATCCTCAAATTACAAATGTTTCAAGTACGAATTTGACATGTTATAATGTAAATATCGGTACAATAAATATTACGGCAAATTCAGATTCTTTTTCAATAGATAGTGGTCTTACTTATGTTGGAAATAATAGTTTTACAGGTTTGCCGGCAGGAACTTACTATGTTGTTGTTAAAAATGCAACAGGATGTTTTAAATTCTTTAATGGAAATCCGGTAATTATAACACAGCCCGATTCTATAACTATTTCATTTAACATTGTAGAACCAAGCTGTGCTACCTCTAATAATGGGCAAATTACAGTAAATGCAGTTGGAGGAACTCCAGGGTATGAATATTCAATAAACGGAGGTTCTTATCAAAGTGGTAATACATTTAATAATCTATCTGATGGAATATATACTATAAGAGTTAGAGATAACAATAACTGTGTATATTCAAAAGATACCACACTAACAGCTCAATATACTTTTGCTCTTACTACCGATTCTATAAAAGATATTTCTTGTACAGGAAGTACAGATGGATATGTAGAACTAAGTCCAGTTGGAGGAGTTGCTCCTTTCCAATTTTCTCAGGATAATTCCACATTTGTTTTGGATTCAGTATTTACAAATCTTTCTGCCGGAAATTATACATTTTATGCAGAAGATGACAACGGTTGTACTGCCAATACATCAGTTTCCTTAGTAGAGCAACCACCTATTCAAATAGAATTAGATTCGGTACATCAAATTATGTGTAATGGAGATGCTACTGGAGCAATATATGTAACCGCCTCAGGTAGTACGCCAAATTATACTTATGAGTGGAGATTAAACGGAACAGTTATTTCTACAAATGATGATATTACAGGCTTAAGCGGTGGAACATACAATTTAACGGTATCCACTTCATCAAGTTGTGTAGAAAATTTAGATGTAACATTATTAGAGCCTACAGCATTAAGTATTACCGCAACTAACGTAACAGATGCAAGTTGTAATGGAGCGACAGACGGAAGCGTACAAGTAAGCGTAACAGGTGGCACACCGAGCTACACTTATGCGTGGGTGGACGGCACAAGTAATCTAGTATCAGCGACACAAAACCTAAGCAATGTAGGAGCAGATAGTTATACCTTAACAGTAACAGATGCCAACGGATGTACAGCAACAACAACAGCACCAGTAGTAGAGCCGGCAGCTTTAAGTGTAAGTACGGTAACAAATGACCCGAGTTGTTCAAACAGCAATGACGGAAGCATAACGGTAAATGTAACAGGAGGCACGGCAGGCTATATGTACAGTTTGAACAATGGAGCACCACAGGGAAGCAATGTATTTAACAACCTAAGTGCAGGAAGCTACACCATAGAAGTAGAAGATGCGAACGGTTGCACTGCTACAGGAAATGCCATATTAACAGATCAATATACATTCAGTATAGCTATAGACTCACAGTTTAATGTAAGTTGTTCAGGCAATAATGATGGTTATGTAAGAATAGCCAACACAGGAGGCACATTGCCAATAAGCTATACCATAAATGGAACAAATGCCCAAACGAGCAATGAGTTTACAGGCTTAGGAGCAGGCTTATATACCTTTGAAGCAACAGATGATAATGGCTGTAGTGCAACAGTAAGTACAACGATAACAGAAAATCCACCGATGACATTAAGCTTAGACAGTACAAAAGATGTAAGCTGTAATGGACAAAACACAGGAGAGATACATGTACACGCCACAGGAGGAGCAACACCATATAGTTATAGTGTAAATGGAGGAGCAGGACAAGCCACAGGAAGCTTCACAGGCTTAGCGGCAGGCAGTTATAATGTAGTAGTAACAGATGTAAATGGATGTGCACAAAGTTTAAGTGCCACAATAACACAACCTACACCGTTAACCGCCACTGTAACGAACGTAACAGATGTGAGTTGCAATGGAGCGACAGACGGCAGCGTACAAGTAAGCGTAACAGGCGGCACACCGAGCTACACTTATGCGTGGGTGGACGGCACAAGCAATCCGGTATCAGCGACACAAAACCTAAGCAATGTAGGAGCAGATAGCTATACCTTAACAGTAACAGATGCCAACGGATGTACAGCAACAACAACAGCAACAGTAGTAGAGCCGGTAGCTTTAAGTGTAAGTACGGTAACAAATGACCCAAGTTGTTCAAACAGCAATGACGGAAGCATAACGGTAAATGTAACAGGAGGTACAGCAGGCTATATGTACAGTTTAAACAATGGAGCACCACAGGGAAGTAATGTATTTAACAACCTAAGTGCAGGAAGCTACACCATAGAAGTAGAAGATGCGAACGGTTGCACCGCTACAGGAAATGCCATATTAACAGACCAATATACTTTAAGTCTATCTGTTGCAAACCAAACAAATGTAAGTTGCTCAGGGCAAAATGACGGAACAGTTACTTTACAAGCTACAGGAGGAAATGGTACAATTACCTATACGATTAATGGTGCTAATCCTCAAACAAGTAATATTTTTACAGGATTGGCAGCAGGCTTATATACTTTTGAAGCAACAGATGCCAACGGCTGTAGTGCAACAGTGAGTACTACAATTTCCGAAAATCCACCGTTAGTAATTGCTATAGATAGCGTTATAAACGAAACATGCGGAGGAAATAACTCAGGAGCTATTTATGTAACAGTAACCGGTGGCGATGGAAACTATACTTACAATTGGTCAAATAGTACTTCTCAAGAAGATTTAACCAATGTAGGTGGCGGAACTTATACATTAATAGTAACTGACGGAGCAGGATGTTCTGCCACAATTACTCAATCTATCTCATCTCCGGCATCTTTATCATTAGTAGTTGCAGATTATTCTGATATAACTTGTAATGGAGCAAATGACGGTTCAGTAGATATTAGCGTAGCAGGAGGAACACCTCCTTATAATTTCTCTTGGAATACTACAGCTACTACAGAAGATATTGAAGATTTAAGTGCAGGAACATATACAATTGTTGTAACCGACCAAAACGGATGTACAGCTACAATTTCTCAAACAATTGCAGAGCCAGTAGCATTGGCAGGTTCTATTACTACAACAGATGTTGCTTGTTTTGGAGATAATTCTGGTACTGCAAGTGTAACAGTAAGTGGAGGAACAGCCCCTTATACTTATTTATGGAATACTTTTGAAACTACATCTTCAATATCCGGTTTAAATGCAGGTATAGTTTCTGTTATAGTAACAGACAAAAATGGTTGTCAAATTACATTAACAGATACAGTTCACGGACCACTTTCTGCGTTAAATATTAATTTAATCAGATTAACTCATGTTACTTGTTTTGGAGGAAGTAATGGAGAAATAATAACCAGCGTTTCTGGTGGAACACCACCTTACACTATAAGTTGGACTCCTGGAGGAATGACAACTCCTACAGTTTCAAATTTATCGGCAGGAGTTTATGTAATGACGGTTACAGATGCAAACGGATGTGTTGAAACTGCTTCATATACCATTAATCAGCCTTCAGAAATTATTACCACAGTTAGTGTTACAAATCCGGGATGTGCAGGAGATGAAACAGGAATGGCATTAATAGGTGCTTCTGGCGGTACATTGCCTTATACATATACTTGGAATACTACACCTCAGCAAACAGGTGCTTTAGCTAATAATTTAGCAGGAGATACATCTTATATTGTAGAAATAACTGATAGAAATGGATGTACGGTTTACGATACAGCTGTATTAGTAAATCCTATTGCTATGGAGGTTTCAACAACTACACAAGGTGTTACTTGCGAGTCAAATTCAAATGGAGAAGTAGCAGTGATTGTTACCAATGGCAATCCACCATTTACATATCAGTTAAACGGTTTTATGCAAACAGATAGCGTATTTGAAAACTTAACTGAAGGTACTTACGTAGTAAATGTAATAGACCAAAACGATTGCTCTGCATCGGCACAATTTGATATCGTTACCTTAGCTACAATGGAAATAGATTTACAAGGAGCAGGGTTAGACAATATATTTGTTTCAGACGAACTATATATTGTTAGAGGAGAAGATGTAAGTTTATTAGTTGACGTACTTAATCCGGGCGTGGGCATTTCTTCTATACATTGGAGTCCAAATAGTGGACCAAATGCAGTTGACACTTCAAATTGTGGTACGCAACCATGCTATGAAGCCAATGTGCAACCGGTAGATTATGTTACCGTAATAGTAACAGCTATAGATACTAATGGATGCGAAGCATTTGATACCTTAAAAATCAACGTAAGTCAAGAGCCATTAGTGTTTATGCCTACGGCATTTTCGCCAAACGGGGATTGTGTAAATGATAATTTTGAAATAAATATATTAGGTGCCAGCAATTTAGATGTGAGAATATTTAACAGATGGGGCGAAGAAATGTTCTATAATGCAAATCAAACCAATGGTTTAAATAATCCTAATGATATTTATGATGAATGTATGACAGGTAATACAAATCCGAGAGGAGCGTGGGACGGTACTTTTAATAGCAAACCAGCTCCAAACGGTGTTTATGCTTATCAAATAGAAGCTACATTGTTTGACGGAAGTAAGAAAACAATAAGCGGAACAGTAACGTTAATTAGATAA